From Streptomyces sp. NBC_00690, a single genomic window includes:
- a CDS encoding winged helix-turn-helix transcriptional regulator: MKSPSHRPVTDFDDSGDPDPFQWDTREDCEVRQILDRIADKWSLLVIALLDSRVLRFTELRREIDGISQRMLTVTLRQLERDGLVSRTVHPVVPPRVEYALTPLGCTLHTTIRSLVTWTEEHQNEIAGARAAYDARVAGEAAQHTEGDGPQLAGRAHP; encoded by the coding sequence TTGAAGTCACCAAGTCACCGCCCGGTTACCGACTTCGACGACAGCGGGGACCCGGACCCCTTCCAGTGGGACACCCGTGAGGACTGCGAGGTCCGCCAGATCCTGGACCGGATCGCCGACAAGTGGTCCCTCCTGGTGATCGCACTGCTCGACAGCCGTGTCCTCCGTTTCACGGAGCTGCGCCGGGAGATCGACGGCATCAGCCAACGGATGCTGACGGTGACCCTGCGCCAGTTGGAGCGGGACGGGCTGGTCAGTCGTACGGTGCATCCGGTCGTTCCGCCCCGGGTGGAGTACGCGCTCACTCCGCTCGGCTGCACCCTCCACACCACGATTCGCTCGCTGGTCACCTGGACCGAGGAGCATCAGAACGAGATCGCGGGGGCCAGGGCCGCCTACGACGCACGAGTGGCCGGTGAAGCGGCCCAGCACACGGAAGGCGATGGACCGCAGCTCGCCGGGCGCGCGCACCCCTGA
- a CDS encoding MFS transporter, with translation MSARSRALLLVLCGAIFLEGIDIAMLAVAIPTIRAELGLSTGTAAWVVSGYVLGYAGFTLLGGRAADLLGRRRMFLSWLVVFIGFSALGGLATEGWMLIVSRFVTGVASAFMTPASMSIITTSYPEGRQRNRALLIFAGTAAGGFSIGLVIGGLLTQLGWRWVFYAPVLLGGMILLSAVRLIPVGTTPVRQGGFDLPGAMTAAGAMLLLTYGIVRLEHGLAQWHMTIAVLATGLLLAALFIRIEQRSPSPLVRLGILRQASVARADLGALLLLGGFMGFQFMVTLYLQEMRGWSSLETSLTFLVTGIDVLLAPTVTPPLVERYGNARVILSGFLLATVAYALFLWFGLGSGYLMMLPTLLLTGVAFALAYGPLTIAATDGVVAGEQGLAGGLLHTATQFGAAVGIAAVTAVHGWAGGGLDAFRVALVVPLMMALTGLVLSATGLRQRTRGPKVGRPG, from the coding sequence ATGTCCGCGCGCTCCCGGGCCCTATTGCTGGTCCTGTGCGGGGCAATCTTCCTGGAGGGGATCGACATCGCCATGCTCGCGGTGGCGATCCCCACGATCCGGGCGGAGTTGGGTCTCTCCACGGGTACCGCGGCCTGGGTGGTCAGCGGATACGTACTGGGCTACGCGGGGTTCACCCTGCTCGGCGGACGGGCCGCCGACCTGCTCGGCCGCAGACGGATGTTTCTGAGCTGGCTCGTCGTCTTCATCGGCTTCTCGGCGCTCGGCGGACTGGCGACCGAGGGGTGGATGCTGATCGTCTCCCGCTTTGTGACGGGGGTGGCCTCCGCCTTTATGACACCCGCCTCGATGTCGATCATCACCACGTCTTACCCGGAGGGCCGACAGCGCAACCGCGCCCTCCTCATCTTCGCGGGCACCGCGGCCGGGGGCTTCTCGATCGGTCTGGTGATCGGTGGACTGCTCACCCAACTCGGTTGGCGCTGGGTCTTCTACGCGCCGGTACTGCTCGGCGGGATGATTCTCCTTTCGGCCGTACGGCTGATCCCCGTCGGAACTACCCCGGTGCGGCAGGGCGGCTTCGACCTCCCCGGGGCGATGACCGCGGCCGGGGCCATGCTGCTGTTGACGTACGGGATCGTCCGCCTGGAACACGGGCTGGCGCAGTGGCACATGACGATCGCCGTACTCGCCACCGGTCTACTACTGGCGGCACTTTTCATCCGGATCGAGCAACGGTCCCCCTCACCACTCGTACGACTGGGAATACTCCGGCAGGCGTCCGTCGCCCGCGCGGACCTCGGGGCACTGTTGCTGCTCGGCGGCTTCATGGGCTTCCAGTTCATGGTGACGCTCTACCTCCAGGAGATGCGCGGCTGGTCCTCGCTGGAGACCTCCTTGACATTCCTGGTGACGGGCATCGATGTGCTGCTGGCACCGACGGTGACCCCACCACTGGTCGAACGGTACGGAAATGCGCGGGTGATCCTCAGCGGCTTCCTGCTCGCCACCGTGGCGTACGCATTGTTCCTCTGGTTCGGACTGGGCTCGGGGTATCTGATGATGCTGCCGACCCTCCTGCTGACGGGCGTGGCCTTCGCCTTGGCCTATGGCCCGCTCACCATCGCGGCGACGGACGGCGTCGTGGCCGGGGAGCAGGGGCTCGCGGGAGGGCTGCTACACACCGCCACCCAGTTCGGAGCTGCGGTGGGCATTGCGGCTGTGACTGCCGTCCACGGCTGGGCGGGCGGTGGCCTCGACGCCTTCCGCGTGGCTCTGGTGGTACCGCTGATGATGGCGCTGACGGGTCTGGTGCTGTCGGCCACGGGGCTACGACAGCGCACACGCGGCCCGAAGGTGGGGCGACCGGGCTGA
- a CDS encoding SAM-dependent methyltransferase, with the protein MNAAQHSVRRPVDIYIVGLGIRNVQQITREAEQAVRLSKKVFTVDAGFGIDEFLRTLSPDVRSMLDHYQEGGDRLRTYRAMAAEVVNAAVDDSPVCFATYGHPKIYVYPSHLIEQAASLLGLTVRVLPGISALDTIITDLSLDPGPHGLQMYEATDLLARERPLQSEVPCLLWQVSAVETAMYTTKRGNAERYRRLQDFLLRTYPADHEVTMVLSSTYALLEPLKETFPLGELAQLLARGLQVGTLYIPPLKERPISNPDILYDAFNAEHLERITAGS; encoded by the coding sequence GTGAACGCCGCCCAGCACAGCGTGCGTCGTCCGGTCGACATCTACATCGTCGGCCTCGGTATCCGCAACGTCCAGCAGATCACGCGCGAGGCCGAGCAGGCGGTGCGCCTGAGCAAGAAGGTCTTCACCGTGGATGCCGGGTTCGGCATCGATGAGTTCCTGAGGACTCTGAGCCCCGATGTGCGCAGCATGCTGGACCACTACCAGGAGGGCGGCGACCGGCTGCGCACCTATCGGGCCATGGCGGCCGAGGTCGTGAACGCAGCCGTGGACGACTCCCCCGTGTGCTTCGCCACCTACGGGCATCCCAAGATCTATGTGTACCCCAGCCATCTGATCGAGCAGGCGGCATCACTGCTCGGGCTGACGGTGCGGGTCCTGCCGGGCATCTCGGCGCTGGACACGATCATCACCGATCTGAGTCTCGACCCGGGTCCGCACGGCCTCCAGATGTACGAGGCCACCGATCTTCTGGCCCGTGAACGGCCGTTGCAGTCCGAGGTGCCCTGTCTGTTGTGGCAGGTGTCGGCCGTGGAGACTGCCATGTACACCACCAAGCGGGGCAACGCCGAGCGATACCGCCGGCTCCAGGACTTCCTGCTGCGGACGTATCCGGCGGACCACGAGGTCACCATGGTCCTCAGCTCCACCTATGCGCTGTTGGAGCCGCTGAAGGAGACCTTCCCCCTGGGAGAGCTCGCCCAGTTGCTGGCCCGCGGCCTCCAGGTCGGGACGCTCTACATCCCGCCGCTGAAGGAGCGGCCGATCAGTAATCCCGACATCCTCTACGACGCGTTCAACGCCGAGCACCTGGAGCGCATCACCGCGGGGTCGTGA
- a CDS encoding M48 family metallopeptidase — protein MSHRIRLVFVAALLLSFYAVMAVAVLSWLALVVLIFYSAGFDGATTFPVPSFLFCAGTAVLVYALVDATCRSLFLVGGEGTWLSPREAPELDHIVKEVANEFRISEPLHLRLTSSMSAELVDEDNRFLGLVAGNRVLSIGAPLLAVLSTDQVRAVVAHELAHLSLRHDRVRAFTARLEVSLTVARESLVRFGRANGLVARYTGLPQLLIGAYIRLFRWLVQPIRRRQEFEADQAAASICTAPLLAEALCQRALAETLWAQFQQVFLEAPPGGVLPADPFRGFAHAAADPEIQHRIPSLRDDAITAPAMRTEFGSWHPDLMHRLRDLGGAPAALLPVRPGATAAPHLSHSDIARLLPAYQGATTLPWKPWLRRWIDQRSAHLVTPLLEAVREVSRTATPITLHQVLHLVAAGDRMPLARALTAYLPEPQVGAEPLDLLGEALLALVRRQLGERPRSPSLREMVMEAVVQPSQSSRLTLYLADVGVDPMRPVEGFHGPTGPGQQETTESGPGFKTLKVAPELPEAVQELVPWVRNVTLTVLVVASTVGGFIWMGRDDVTYEAPSGQVVWPRPSTAPFAPAPPLGQATAMPSWFREPLHDPLAPRRDYSIPLPVLPSSRPFADLTP, from the coding sequence GTGAGCCATCGAATCCGACTGGTGTTCGTGGCTGCCCTCCTCTTGAGCTTCTACGCGGTCATGGCCGTTGCCGTACTCAGCTGGCTGGCTCTGGTAGTGCTCATCTTCTACAGTGCCGGCTTCGATGGGGCGACCACGTTCCCCGTCCCGAGCTTCCTCTTCTGCGCGGGGACCGCCGTACTGGTCTATGCGCTGGTCGATGCGACATGCCGCTCGCTCTTCCTGGTGGGAGGGGAGGGCACATGGCTGTCTCCCCGCGAGGCCCCGGAGCTCGACCACATCGTGAAGGAGGTGGCCAACGAGTTCCGCATCAGCGAGCCCCTGCACCTTCGGCTCACATCGTCGATGTCCGCGGAACTGGTGGACGAGGACAATCGGTTCCTGGGACTGGTGGCGGGAAACCGGGTCCTGTCGATCGGCGCCCCGCTGTTGGCCGTTCTCTCAACGGACCAGGTCCGCGCGGTGGTCGCACATGAGCTCGCCCACCTGTCACTGCGACACGATCGCGTCCGAGCCTTCACCGCCCGTCTGGAGGTCAGTCTGACGGTCGCGCGTGAATCCCTGGTTCGCTTTGGGAGGGCGAACGGCCTGGTCGCCCGATACACGGGCTTGCCCCAGCTACTGATCGGCGCCTACATCCGACTGTTCCGCTGGCTCGTCCAACCCATCCGGAGAAGGCAGGAGTTCGAAGCCGATCAGGCGGCTGCCTCGATCTGCACCGCACCCCTCCTCGCCGAGGCCCTTTGCCAACGAGCCTTGGCCGAAACGCTCTGGGCACAGTTCCAACAGGTGTTTCTGGAGGCGCCTCCCGGCGGAGTGCTCCCAGCAGATCCCTTCCGGGGATTCGCCCACGCCGCGGCGGACCCCGAGATCCAGCACCGTATCCCCTCCCTGCGTGACGATGCGATCACCGCACCCGCCATGCGCACCGAATTCGGATCCTGGCATCCGGACCTGATGCACCGGTTACGGGACCTGGGCGGAGCACCAGCCGCGCTCCTCCCCGTTCGACCAGGTGCGACAGCCGCCCCGCACCTTTCCCACAGTGACATCGCCCGCCTCCTGCCCGCCTACCAGGGAGCGACCACGCTTCCCTGGAAGCCGTGGCTCCGTCGCTGGATCGATCAGCGCAGTGCCCATCTCGTGACCCCCCTCCTGGAAGCCGTCCGGGAGGTCTCACGGACTGCCACGCCCATCACGCTCCACCAGGTGCTCCACCTCGTGGCGGCGGGAGACCGTATGCCGCTTGCTCGCGCGCTGACCGCGTACCTGCCGGAGCCGCAAGTTGGCGCGGAGCCATTGGACCTCCTCGGGGAAGCGTTGCTCGCCCTGGTGAGGCGCCAATTGGGGGAGCGACCGCGATCCCCCTCCCTCCGGGAGATGGTGATGGAAGCTGTCGTGCAACCGAGTCAGTCCTCCCGTCTCACCCTCTATCTGGCAGACGTGGGCGTCGATCCGATGAGGCCCGTCGAAGGCTTCCACGGCCCCACCGGGCCGGGGCAGCAGGAGACGACGGAATCCGGCCCCGGCTTCAAGACGTTGAAGGTCGCCCCCGAACTGCCGGAGGCGGTGCAAGAGCTCGTCCCATGGGTTCGCAATGTCACCCTGACCGTCCTTGTCGTCGCTTCCACCGTGGGCGGTTTCATCTGGATGGGACGGGACGACGTCACCTACGAGGCCCCGTCCGGACAGGTCGTCTGGCCCCGTCCGTCAACCGCCCCGTTCGCTCCGGCGCCACCACTGGGACAGGCCACCGCGATGCCTTCGTGGTTCCGCGAGCCTCTCCACGACCCGCTCGCTCCGCGGCGCGACTACTCCATCCCCCTGCCGGTCCTTCCGTCGTCCAGACCGTTCGCCGATCTCACCCCATAG
- a CDS encoding sigma-70 family RNA polymerase sigma factor encodes MSDLPDLPPGDRAAAPIPEAAYAFYATHFTKLAFRGSIMLRVSEQEAEDAAAFACMELLTRWSTVAQPYAWAEKAMIRKIVRDRRHRLRWRPWRLSDSQADLEIPLPLHCPVDEQNQVRDVFVALRQLKLREQQVMVLLVYGYERAEIAELLGITTNYVYVIICEAREKLRFLLGQETHPVSLGDGLDSVRRDDPVLVLMRKALGWLHLGLEAKHQAERREGRR; translated from the coding sequence GTGTCTGATCTGCCCGATCTGCCTCCCGGGGACCGCGCTGCCGCCCCCATCCCCGAGGCCGCCTATGCCTTCTACGCGACCCACTTCACCAAACTCGCCTTCCGGGGGTCGATCATGCTGAGGGTCAGCGAGCAGGAGGCCGAGGACGCCGCGGCTTTCGCCTGCATGGAACTGCTGACCCGCTGGAGCACGGTTGCCCAGCCATACGCTTGGGCGGAGAAGGCCATGATCCGCAAGATCGTCCGCGATCGTCGCCATCGGCTGCGCTGGCGCCCCTGGCGACTGTCGGATTCCCAGGCCGACCTGGAGATTCCGCTGCCGCTCCACTGCCCGGTCGACGAACAGAACCAGGTCCGCGATGTATTCGTCGCTCTGCGGCAACTGAAACTGCGGGAACAACAGGTCATGGTGCTGCTCGTGTACGGGTACGAGCGCGCGGAGATCGCCGAGCTCCTGGGCATCACCACCAACTACGTCTACGTGATCATCTGCGAGGCACGGGAGAAACTGCGCTTCCTCCTGGGCCAGGAGACACATCCGGTCTCCCTGGGCGATGGCTTGGACTCGGTGCGCCGCGACGATCCGGTACTGGTCCTCATGCGCAAGGCCCTCGGTTGGCTCCATCTGGGCCTGGAAGCGAAACACCAGGCCGAACGAAGGGAGGGGCGCCGGTGA
- a CDS encoding polysaccharide deacetylase family protein has product MLYAGIAWTADGYVVEVIDDTGNRTRPAARWGAERVPELTEWLGALGGASGQPCAIVLESTNGLVDGLLTAAGLDVHRADPWVLPPRPAFGSVPAIALAEQARTNLASLSPLTAAGGGQTGRDSDYHGGIQRSAPIEAELTRSGRFFRHGPRDRQEVALTFDDGPDPLFTRQVLEILDRYQVRATFFCVGLHINALPDEVRRITDAGHSLGNHTWSHPFLPDLTSSQFRLQIERTSEAFEKSVGEVPTLFRPPYGARTPDALGELISDGPAVALWDVDSWDWARQGPEKIANTVLDHAQPGSMILMHDGGGDRRESVAALPTVIEGLLERDLRFVSAQDLLSPPQP; this is encoded by the coding sequence ATGTTGTACGCGGGAATCGCCTGGACCGCCGACGGCTATGTCGTCGAAGTCATCGACGACACCGGGAACCGCACGAGGCCCGCGGCACGGTGGGGCGCCGAGCGAGTACCCGAGTTGACTGAGTGGCTCGGTGCGCTGGGAGGTGCGTCCGGGCAGCCGTGCGCCATCGTCCTGGAGAGCACCAACGGACTCGTGGACGGGCTGCTGACGGCCGCCGGGCTCGACGTCCACCGCGCCGACCCCTGGGTCCTGCCCCCGCGCCCCGCGTTCGGTTCGGTCCCGGCGATCGCCCTGGCGGAACAGGCCAGGACCAATCTCGCCTCCCTGTCCCCCCTGACGGCGGCGGGCGGCGGGCAGACCGGGCGGGACTCGGACTACCACGGCGGCATCCAACGCAGTGCTCCGATCGAGGCGGAGCTGACACGGTCGGGCCGCTTCTTCCGGCACGGCCCCCGGGACCGCCAGGAGGTCGCCCTCACCTTCGACGACGGGCCCGACCCCCTCTTCACCCGCCAGGTACTGGAGATCCTGGACCGCTATCAGGTGCGCGCCACCTTCTTCTGCGTCGGCCTGCACATCAATGCCCTCCCCGACGAGGTGCGACGCATCACCGACGCCGGGCACAGCCTCGGCAACCACACCTGGTCGCACCCCTTCCTGCCTGATCTGACCAGCTCACAGTTCCGACTCCAGATCGAGCGGACCAGCGAGGCGTTCGAGAAATCCGTCGGTGAGGTGCCGACGCTCTTCCGCCCGCCGTACGGTGCTCGCACGCCGGATGCGCTGGGCGAACTGATCTCGGACGGCCCCGCCGTCGCCCTCTGGGACGTCGACTCCTGGGACTGGGCTCGACAGGGTCCGGAAAAGATCGCCAACACCGTTCTCGACCACGCACAACCCGGGTCGATGATCCTCATGCACGACGGGGGAGGGGACCGTCGGGAGAGCGTGGCAGCACTGCCCACGGTGATCGAAGGGCTCCTGGAACGGGACCTCCGCTTTGTGTCGGCACAGGACCTGTTGAGCCCGCCCCAACCGTAG